In Triticum aestivum cultivar Chinese Spring chromosome 5B, IWGSC CS RefSeq v2.1, whole genome shotgun sequence, the following proteins share a genomic window:
- the LOC123116354 gene encoding putative cyclin-dependent kinase F-2, whose product MAIRRVFPGDHPDFKVDTSGGAPRLTFCKRVRYWSSTDYQETRALGEGGFGGVVEARHLTRGWTVAVKKPLPCAHEGAGIACGCADARTLREAAFLAACHRHRAIVELRALSLDPFARKLSVVMECVGPSLHDVLHEHRRGRPFPEGDVRCIMEQLLGAAKHMHGLRIIHRDIKPGNILVGADGISTVKICDLGLAVSMAEPAPYGQLGTRRYMAPEMLLGKTDYDATVDMWSLGRVMAELLSGKPLFDGDDDAQQLLAIFRVLGVPLFTIWPAYESLPLAGKLVTPPHVISRNKLREHFPEDRLSKEGFEVLKGLLSCNIDKRLSATTALRRPWFANAVDASA is encoded by the coding sequence ATGGCCATAAGGCGCGTCTTCCCCGGCGACCACCCCGACTTCAAGGTGGACACCAGCGGCGGCGCCCCGAGGCTCACCTTCTGCAAGAGGGTGCGCTACTGGAGCTCCACCGACTACCAGGAGACGCGCGCGCTCGGCGAGGGCGGCTTCGGCGGCGTCGTGGAGGCGCGCCACCTCACACGTGGCTGGACCGTTGCCGTCAAGAAGCCGCTCCCCTGCGCCCACGAGGGCGCCGGCATCGCCTGCGGCTGCGCCGACGCCCGCACGCTGCGCGAGGCGGCGTTCCTCGCCGCGTGCCACCGCCACCGCGCCATCGTCGAGCTCCGGGCGCTCTCGCTCGACCCcttcgccaggaagctctccgTCGTCATGGAGTGCGTCGGGCCCAGCCTGCATGACGTCCTCCACGAGCACCGCCGCGGCCGGCCGTTCCCCGAGGGCGACGTCCGCTGCATCATGGAGCAGCTCCTCGGCGCCGCCAAGCACATGCACGGGCTCCGCATCATCCACCGCGACATCAAGCCGGGGAACATCCTCGTCGGCGCAGACGGCATCAGCACCGTCAAGATCTGCGACCTAGGGCTCGCGGTGTCCATGGCAGAGCCCGCGCCGTACGGCCAACTCGGCACACGCCGATACATGGCACCGGAGATGCTCCTCGGCAAGACCGACTACGACGCCACGGTTGACATGTGGTCCCTCGGCCGCGTCATGGCCGAGCTCCTCTCCGGGAAGCCGCTCTTCGACGGGGACGACGACGCCCAACAGCTCCTCGCCATCTTCCGCGTTCTCGGCGTGCCATTGTTCACGATCTGGCCAGCCTACGAGTCATTGCCGCTCGCCGGGAAGCTGGTGACGCCGCCGCATGTCATTTCCCGCAACAAGCTCCGTGAGCACTTTCCCGAGGACCGCCTCTCCAAAGAAGGTTTCGAAGTCCTCAAGGGGCTCCTCTCGTGCAACATCGACAAGAGGTTGTCGGCCACCACCGCGCTCAGGCGGCCATGGTTCGCCAACGCCGTCGATGCTTCAGCCTGA